In Salisediminibacterium beveridgei, one DNA window encodes the following:
- the mutY gene encoding A/G-specific adenine glycosylase, which yields MKNINIPQFQENLLTWYRDNKRDLPWREDQDPYKIWVSEIMLQQTRVDTVIPYFNRFISLFPTPEDLAEADEEDVLKVWEGLGYYSRVRNLQQAVKEVSQSYDGNVPDTEKEIRALKGVGPYTAGAILSIAYGKAVPAVDGNVMRVLSRIFTVYDDITKPQAKKTFDQLSRDMIPADVAGDYNQAVMELGATVCTPKNPHCLTCPVEAHCHARKEGVQSLLPVKAKKKPPRTEHWQAVVIIDENGHVFLNRRPDTGLLAKMWEFPMYRAEENSGEDALLEKLGNQLELKNVKRIEQTQEVRHIFSHIVWEIDVYLVQLTGALNATAEDEQVVSPDELNYYPFSVSHQKIIDGTVSDYLLSSI from the coding sequence TTGAAAAATATCAATATCCCTCAATTTCAGGAGAATCTCCTGACATGGTATCGTGACAATAAGAGGGATCTTCCGTGGCGCGAGGACCAGGATCCTTATAAGATCTGGGTATCTGAAATCATGCTCCAGCAAACCCGGGTCGACACGGTCATTCCTTACTTCAACCGTTTCATTTCCCTCTTCCCCACACCGGAAGATTTAGCAGAGGCCGATGAAGAAGATGTGCTGAAAGTCTGGGAAGGACTCGGTTATTATTCACGGGTCCGAAACCTCCAGCAGGCTGTAAAGGAAGTGTCCCAATCCTATGACGGCAATGTGCCGGATACGGAGAAGGAGATCCGCGCTTTGAAAGGTGTGGGCCCCTATACGGCCGGAGCGATTTTATCCATTGCCTACGGCAAGGCCGTTCCGGCAGTGGATGGGAACGTGATGCGCGTTCTTTCAAGGATCTTTACCGTATATGATGATATTACGAAGCCGCAGGCCAAAAAAACATTCGATCAGCTGTCCCGGGACATGATCCCGGCGGACGTTGCAGGGGATTACAATCAGGCGGTGATGGAACTTGGGGCAACGGTCTGCACACCGAAAAATCCCCACTGTCTGACTTGTCCTGTTGAGGCCCATTGTCATGCCAGGAAAGAAGGTGTACAATCTCTCTTACCCGTCAAGGCGAAGAAGAAGCCGCCGCGAACCGAGCACTGGCAGGCGGTTGTCATCATTGATGAAAATGGCCACGTCTTTTTAAACAGACGTCCGGACACTGGCCTGCTTGCAAAAATGTGGGAATTTCCGATGTACCGTGCTGAAGAGAACTCCGGGGAAGACGCATTGCTGGAAAAACTCGGGAACCAACTTGAACTGAAAAACGTGAAACGTATCGAACAGACACAGGAAGTCCGGCATATCTTCTCTCATATTGTGTGGGAGATCGATGTTTATCTCGTACAATTAACAGGTGCTTTAAATGCCACAGCTGAGGACGAACAAGTGGTGTCCCCGGATGAACTGAATTATTATCCATTCTCCGTTTCCCATCAGAAAATCATCGATGGGACCGTATCTGACTATCTGTTAAGTTCAATCTAA
- a CDS encoding TIGR01777 family oxidoreductase: protein MKIAISGGSGLIGKALTKELTDAGHEVFILTRSSVNREQEPHVQYVRWLSGNTYPERELEGIDAFVNLAGENLNEGRWTEAKKERILKSRLQATRETVRILHSLNKKPEVLINGSAVGIYGTSYSRTFTEEDMEPGEDFLADVVSSWEEAAEDLPEETRLVYSRFGVVLSTEGGALKKMLPAFQLYAGGKLGTGEQWMSWIHLQDVAKGLKFLIDNKEIYGPVNFTAPNPEKMKHFGKTLSGALGKPFWAPVPSVMLKAILGEMSVLVLEGQKVLPQKLTDNGYKFAFPHLNEAFDDLLQ, encoded by the coding sequence ATGAAAATTGCCATCAGTGGCGGAAGCGGCCTGATAGGGAAAGCCCTGACGAAAGAATTGACCGATGCAGGTCACGAGGTCTTTATACTGACCCGCAGTAGCGTCAACCGTGAGCAGGAACCACATGTTCAATACGTTCGCTGGCTTTCAGGAAACACTTACCCGGAAAGAGAACTGGAAGGGATCGACGCCTTTGTCAATCTGGCCGGCGAGAATCTCAACGAAGGACGCTGGACAGAAGCCAAGAAGGAACGTATTTTGAAAAGCAGGCTCCAGGCGACGCGCGAGACCGTGCGGATCCTCCATAGCCTGAATAAAAAACCGGAAGTGCTGATCAATGGTTCGGCCGTCGGTATTTACGGTACATCTTATTCCCGGACCTTTACGGAAGAAGACATGGAGCCCGGTGAAGATTTCCTCGCAGATGTGGTATCATCCTGGGAAGAAGCAGCAGAGGATCTCCCTGAAGAAACCAGGCTCGTTTATTCCCGTTTCGGCGTCGTTTTGTCTACAGAAGGCGGTGCGTTGAAGAAAATGCTGCCAGCTTTCCAACTGTATGCCGGCGGAAAACTGGGTACCGGAGAACAGTGGATGTCCTGGATCCATTTACAGGACGTGGCAAAAGGGCTAAAGTTCCTCATCGACAATAAAGAAATCTATGGTCCTGTCAATTTTACCGCGCCGAATCCTGAGAAGATGAAGCATTTTGGCAAAACACTTTCAGGTGCTCTTGGCAAGCCTTTTTGGGCGCCGGTTCCGAGTGTCATGTTAAAAGCCATCCTTGGTGAAATGAGTGTCCTGGTCCTCGAAGGTCAGAAAGTATTGCCTCAAAAACTGACAGATAATGGCTATAAATTCGCATTTCCACACCTGAACGAAGCGTTTGACGACCTCCTTCAATAA
- a CDS encoding FixH family protein: MLKTGITAIFIAMIMAGCGNDEETNQAVSVEDVNLDQLEAELEVPEHAEPGEEVTFTAYVTQGEEEVDDASEVIFEIWLEDDKENSEMIEADLPGSEGVYSINFTIEEEDVYFVQPHITARGQHVMPVGFFPAGEADVPDDVDTEEYEHGDMSDHEHMENDHDENH, translated from the coding sequence ATGTTGAAAACGGGAATCACTGCAATATTCATTGCCATGATAATGGCAGGTTGCGGAAACGACGAGGAAACCAATCAGGCGGTCAGTGTGGAGGATGTCAATCTCGATCAGCTTGAAGCAGAACTGGAAGTCCCGGAACATGCTGAGCCGGGTGAAGAAGTCACGTTCACAGCCTACGTCACACAAGGCGAAGAAGAAGTGGATGACGCAAGTGAAGTCATTTTCGAAATCTGGCTTGAAGATGATAAAGAGAACAGCGAGATGATCGAAGCGGATCTGCCTGGTTCTGAAGGTGTGTATTCGATCAATTTTACGATTGAAGAAGAGGATGTCTATTTCGTTCAGCCGCATATCACTGCAAGGGGCCAGCATGTCATGCCTGTCGGGTTTTTCCCTGCAGGAGAAGCAGATGTGCCCGACGATGTTGACACCGAAGAGTATGAACACGGAGACATGTCCGACCATGAGCATATGGAAAACGATCATGACGAAAACCATTAA
- a CDS encoding YfhJ family protein — protein MNDYHERLTNRLLEHNDQLSYAEARTWIELLWEDFESTHAKAGRTYKGKETTEKVLVQWIDHHGSKLHEVLRENKKYKEWFEKKEFYH, from the coding sequence ATGAATGACTACCACGAACGATTGACCAACCGTCTGCTTGAACACAATGATCAGCTTTCCTATGCAGAAGCGAGAACATGGATTGAATTATTATGGGAGGATTTCGAATCCACCCATGCAAAGGCGGGCCGCACGTATAAAGGGAAAGAGACAACCGAAAAAGTTCTGGTGCAATGGATCGATCACCATGGTTCAAAACTCCACGAAGTGCTTCGTGAAAATAAGAAATACAAAGAATGGTTTGAGAAGAAAGAATTTTATCACTAA
- a CDS encoding metal-dependent hydrolase — translation MDTGTHVVMGFAIGGLATLDPVVGGSPQMTQAVLIGALVGSQAPDFDTVLKLKNNAVYIRNHRGVTHSVPFWFIWAALITLVLQGIIPDVNPFHLFMWTFFAVFLHVFVDIFNAYGTKAFSPFYPKWLALGVINILDPLIFLTHIGAIILWNIGFDPGYTFLTLYVFLIVYYIWRIRAQRKVYLEMESRHPDATHIFTSPTFKWRQWHLVVRTKEMMYVAESRRGEINYFEEYPFEPIPEDPIIQAAQEDDNLSAFLSFSPAYRWAVSIETHGYSVKFVDLRYRSKGFYPFIAIVRLDEDLRIKGSYTGWIYSTESLKHKLALSERAT, via the coding sequence ATGGATACAGGGACGCACGTGGTTATGGGTTTCGCTATCGGTGGACTGGCAACACTCGATCCGGTTGTCGGCGGATCTCCGCAGATGACCCAGGCTGTCCTGATCGGTGCCCTCGTTGGTTCTCAGGCACCTGATTTTGACACCGTGCTGAAGCTCAAAAATAATGCTGTATATATACGCAACCACCGCGGCGTCACACACTCCGTTCCCTTCTGGTTCATCTGGGCCGCCCTGATAACGTTGGTGCTGCAAGGCATCATCCCTGATGTGAACCCATTTCATTTATTCATGTGGACCTTTTTCGCTGTGTTCCTCCATGTGTTCGTCGATATCTTTAACGCATATGGAACCAAAGCGTTCTCACCATTTTACCCGAAATGGCTCGCTCTTGGGGTCATCAATATTCTGGATCCGCTGATCTTTTTGACGCATATTGGAGCGATCATCCTCTGGAATATCGGTTTTGACCCCGGGTATACATTTCTCACACTCTATGTATTCCTTATAGTATATTATATCTGGCGAATTCGTGCACAGCGTAAAGTTTATCTGGAGATGGAATCAAGACATCCGGATGCAACGCATATCTTCACTTCGCCCACATTCAAATGGCGTCAGTGGCATCTGGTGGTTCGTACGAAGGAAATGATGTATGTGGCTGAGTCCAGAAGAGGCGAGATCAATTATTTCGAGGAGTATCCTTTTGAACCCATTCCTGAAGATCCAATTATTCAGGCTGCACAAGAAGACGATAACTTATCGGCTTTTCTCTCTTTTTCACCGGCTTACCGTTGGGCTGTTTCCATCGAAACCCACGGGTATTCCGTAAAATTCGTAGATCTTCGCTACCGCAGTAAGGGGTTTTATCCATTTATCGCCATCGTACGCCTCGATGAGGATCTCCGTATTAAAGGCTCATACACGGGATGGATATACAGTACCGAATCATTGAAACACAAACTGGCCCTGTCAGAACGTGCAACATGA
- a CDS encoding ABC transporter permease has translation MLNIRQKTLVVIAVSSSLILAVILGGLILGDERITTELTNRNQAPGWLHPFGTDWLGRDMLTRTLKGLTLSLGVGMLAAGASAIIALILGVCAATLGKTVDSMIKWLIDLFLSVPHLVTLILISFALGGGFKGIVVGIAFTHWPSLARVIRSEVLQLKSQPYIEAASQFGKSRLWIMRYHMLPHLWPQLIVGLVLLFPHAIMHEAAITFLGFGLSPHEPAIGIILSESMRYLSTGMWWLAFFPGLLLLIVVRSFDVLGDHLRKLIDPTQAHR, from the coding sequence ATGCTGAATATTCGACAGAAGACGCTTGTTGTCATTGCAGTGAGCAGTTCACTGATCCTTGCTGTCATTCTGGGTGGATTGATCCTGGGCGATGAACGGATCACGACGGAACTGACGAACCGGAATCAGGCTCCAGGCTGGTTGCATCCGTTTGGGACGGACTGGCTGGGAAGGGATATGCTCACCAGGACGCTGAAAGGACTGACATTAAGCCTGGGGGTAGGCATGCTTGCTGCCGGGGCAAGTGCAATCATTGCCCTGATTCTTGGTGTCTGTGCAGCGACCCTTGGAAAGACCGTTGACAGCATGATTAAATGGCTCATTGATCTGTTCTTGAGTGTGCCCCACCTCGTCACGTTGATCCTCATTTCTTTTGCATTAGGCGGAGGATTTAAAGGCATCGTCGTGGGCATCGCATTCACACATTGGCCCAGTTTGGCCCGGGTGATCAGAAGTGAAGTACTGCAATTGAAATCACAGCCTTATATTGAAGCGGCGAGTCAATTCGGGAAATCAAGGCTGTGGATTATGAGATATCATATGTTACCTCACCTTTGGCCCCAACTGATTGTCGGTCTTGTGTTACTGTTTCCGCATGCAATCATGCATGAAGCTGCCATTACGTTTTTAGGATTTGGCCTGTCTCCGCATGAACCGGCAATCGGTATTATTTTATCGGAATCGATGCGCTATTTGTCAACAGGTATGTGGTGGCTGGCCTTTTTTCCAGGACTCCTGCTGCTGATTGTTGTCCGTTCTTTTGATGTGCTGGGGGATCATTTACGCAAGTTGATCGATCCAACACAGGCACATCGGTAA
- a CDS encoding GNAT family N-acetyltransferase, which produces MLETEVTFRLAARKDLDSIVAMLSDDILGSQREKYEQPLPETYVQAFEAISADPNNELVVACNGSDIIGVQQITFTPYITHQGGWRATIEGVRTSSSVRGSGVGTQLIKWAIQRAKERGCHLIQLTTDKKSVKLLCNSTLFFLQFNIGISQD; this is translated from the coding sequence ATGTTGGAGACTGAAGTGACGTTCAGACTTGCTGCTCGAAAAGATTTAGACAGTATCGTGGCGATGCTTAGTGATGATATCTTGGGGAGTCAACGGGAGAAATATGAGCAGCCTCTGCCAGAAACATATGTACAGGCATTTGAGGCGATTTCTGCTGACCCGAATAACGAGTTAGTCGTTGCTTGTAACGGTAGTGACATCATCGGGGTTCAGCAAATTACTTTCACACCATATATTACTCATCAAGGAGGATGGAGAGCTACCATAGAAGGCGTCAGGACATCATCTTCGGTAAGAGGGAGTGGTGTCGGTACTCAACTGATCAAATGGGCCATTCAGCGTGCAAAAGAACGAGGCTGTCATTTAATTCAACTGACAACGGATAAAAAAAGCGTCAAATTGCTCTGCAATTCAACACTCTTTTTTCTTCAATTTAATATTGGTATCTCACAAGATTGA
- the recX gene encoding recombination regulator RecX translates to MHKISRIKESKRKNGRYHIYMEKGEGEEYTGTVSEDTLIKLNLLRAREITKEEYESIRSMEVIDQGVHTAINYISYRMRSRHEVFSHLKAKEFEDEVIDEVMERIDQLNLLDDLQFAEAFIRTKRDTTGKGPRVIRQELYQKGIDESVIERAMQEFPDEQILDNAVKLIEKKAAHFNNESQRKQEQKLMQFMMTKGFPTEIIKQAIDIAEVGQSDDDEWESMVHQGEKLLRRHTDSDGKVDRNKLKNALFRKGFPFELIQRFMDEYTE, encoded by the coding sequence ATGCATAAAATATCACGAATTAAAGAATCAAAGCGTAAAAATGGCCGGTATCATATTTATATGGAAAAAGGAGAAGGTGAGGAATATACAGGAACGGTATCTGAAGATACACTGATCAAGCTGAACCTCCTCAGAGCCAGAGAGATAACGAAAGAAGAATACGAATCCATCCGTTCCATGGAAGTCATTGACCAGGGTGTTCACACTGCTATTAATTATATTTCTTACCGGATGCGATCGCGACATGAAGTCTTCAGTCATCTGAAGGCAAAAGAATTTGAGGATGAAGTGATCGACGAGGTAATGGAACGGATCGATCAGCTGAATCTTCTGGATGACCTTCAATTTGCAGAAGCCTTCATTCGGACGAAACGGGACACCACAGGGAAAGGCCCCCGTGTGATTCGCCAGGAACTCTATCAAAAAGGGATTGACGAATCTGTGATCGAACGGGCGATGCAGGAATTTCCGGATGAACAGATTCTCGATAATGCGGTAAAATTGATCGAAAAAAAAGCAGCCCATTTCAACAATGAATCACAGCGTAAGCAGGAACAAAAGCTGATGCAGTTTATGATGACAAAAGGATTTCCGACTGAAATTATTAAACAGGCAATAGACATCGCCGAAGTCGGACAGTCCGATGATGACGAGTGGGAAAGTATGGTCCATCAGGGAGAGAAACTGCTGCGAAGACACACAGATTCTGACGGGAAAGTGGACCGGAATAAATTGAAAAATGCGCTCTTTCGAAAGGGATTTCCTTTTGAATTGATTCAGCGTTTCATGGATGAGTATACGGAGTAG
- the treR gene encoding trehalose operon repressor, with the protein MQNKYTDIYNKIADKIRKGQFAPGTKLASEHELMKQFDTSRETIRKALNHLAQNGFIQKIQGKGSIVLDAVKPDLRFSELLSFKESAEKMNKHARTHVEELNLEVAEDEICNHLQIPAGSVVWKVHRVREIDGERIILDKDYLNSSYVKHLSKAICEKSIYQYIEQELDMVIGFAKKEIVIEDSQEEDDRLLEMNGHTNVVVVRKFVYFDDTTLFQYTESRHRPDKFNYVDFARRAPGK; encoded by the coding sequence ATGCAAAATAAGTATACTGATATTTACAATAAAATAGCCGACAAAATCCGCAAGGGGCAATTTGCTCCAGGGACGAAACTGGCCTCCGAACATGAACTGATGAAACAATTTGATACTTCCCGGGAAACGATTCGAAAAGCGTTGAATCACCTGGCTCAAAACGGTTTCATTCAAAAAATACAAGGCAAAGGTTCCATTGTGCTCGACGCAGTCAAGCCCGATTTACGATTCTCCGAACTGTTGAGTTTTAAAGAGTCGGCAGAAAAGATGAACAAACACGCACGCACACATGTGGAAGAACTTAATCTGGAAGTCGCAGAGGATGAGATCTGTAATCATTTGCAAATCCCTGCCGGATCAGTGGTGTGGAAAGTCCACCGTGTTCGTGAAATCGATGGTGAGCGGATTATACTCGATAAAGATTATTTAAACAGTTCTTACGTGAAACACTTATCAAAAGCGATTTGTGAGAAATCAATCTACCAATATATTGAACAAGAGCTTGATATGGTCATCGGCTTCGCAAAAAAAGAAATCGTCATTGAAGATTCTCAAGAAGAGGATGATCGCCTCCTTGAAATGAATGGACACACGAACGTTGTAGTGGTTCGTAAATTCGTCTATTTTGACGATACCACACTGTTTCAATATACTGAATCAAGGCACCGTCCGGATAAATTCAATTACGTCGACTTTGCCCGAAGAGCACCTGGGAAGTGA
- a CDS encoding oligopeptide/dipeptide ABC transporter ATP-binding protein, which translates to MERRKTLLEVKNLSITFTQLMKGLKPTTTQVIRQLDLTVNEGEITAIVGASGSGKSLLAHAILGILPKNSRQTGDIVYKWEPLDAKKMEALRGSEIALIPQSVNFLDPLMTIGQQVRQAVRSGDKKKRQQDIFDKYKLDRRVADYYPFQLSGGMARRALVATAMVGDASLIIADEPTPGIDPDVLEETLDDFRELKVGGKGILFITHDISLARRLADHIVVFYSGYSIETARSSDFTGNGDQLRHPYTRALYQALPENDFTVNAVERGDTLETMQGCVFVNHCPIATAECHLDEPPSRHVNNGMVRCFYDT; encoded by the coding sequence ATGGAGCGGAGAAAGACGTTACTCGAAGTGAAGAACTTATCCATCACGTTTACACAATTGATGAAAGGCTTAAAGCCAACGACCACTCAAGTCATCAGGCAGCTTGATTTGACAGTGAATGAAGGCGAGATCACGGCGATCGTTGGTGCAAGCGGCTCCGGAAAAAGTCTGCTCGCTCATGCCATCCTTGGTATACTTCCGAAAAACAGCCGACAGACAGGTGACATCGTATATAAGTGGGAACCCCTCGATGCTAAGAAAATGGAAGCACTGCGCGGATCTGAAATCGCCTTGATTCCCCAGTCTGTGAATTTTCTTGATCCTCTGATGACGATCGGTCAACAAGTGCGGCAAGCAGTCCGGTCAGGTGATAAAAAAAAGCGCCAACAGGACATTTTCGATAAATACAAACTGGATCGACGAGTAGCCGATTACTATCCGTTTCAACTCTCAGGCGGGATGGCAAGGCGTGCGCTGGTGGCAACGGCAATGGTGGGGGATGCGTCACTGATTATCGCAGATGAACCAACACCTGGAATCGATCCGGACGTTTTGGAAGAGACCCTTGATGATTTTCGTGAACTAAAAGTGGGAGGTAAAGGGATCCTATTTATCACCCACGACATCAGCCTCGCCCGCCGTCTGGCTGATCACATCGTTGTCTTTTACAGCGGTTACTCCATTGAAACAGCGAGAAGCAGTGATTTTACAGGGAATGGTGATCAATTGCGCCATCCTTATACCAGAGCCTTGTATCAGGCATTGCCCGAGAACGATTTTACAGTGAATGCTGTTGAGAGAGGCGATACATTGGAAACGATGCAAGGCTGTGTCTTTGTCAACCACTGCCCGATTGCAACGGCCGAATGCCACCTTGACGAGCCGCCATCAAGACATGTGAACAACGGGATGGTGAGGTGTTTTTATGATACTTGA
- a CDS encoding YfhH family protein — MQRKYSEMSMAELQTEIGELTVKAQKAEQRGMISEFAVHERKILMAQAYLMDPDEFNSGERYQFKGDESDYFDIDYINGVFAWGYRSGESKLEAVPISVFGKQLPVD; from the coding sequence TTGCAACGAAAGTACAGTGAAATGTCCATGGCTGAACTGCAGACAGAAATCGGTGAGTTGACCGTGAAAGCTCAAAAGGCTGAGCAGCGGGGAATGATCAGTGAATTTGCTGTTCATGAACGTAAAATCCTCATGGCACAGGCCTATCTGATGGATCCGGATGAATTCAACAGTGGCGAACGCTATCAGTTTAAAGGCGATGAAAGTGACTATTTCGATATAGACTATATCAACGGTGTATTTGCCTGGGGATACCGTAGCGGAGAATCAAAGCTTGAAGCAGTGCCGATTTCCGTATTTGGCAAACAGTTACCGGTTGATTGA
- a CDS encoding ABC transporter ATP-binding protein, whose amino-acid sequence MILEAKNLGHYYNRQDWLFRKLNLEVDSGEVLGIKAPSGYGKTTIGKILAGLMSPVEGQVTLDGKAIRKKGYNPVQLIFQHPEQAVNPRFNMHDVLREAWDVDQQLMASFGIRQDWLARWPNELSGGELQRFCVLRALGPKTRVIIADEISTMLDALTQAKIWHVLLEQVKSRQLVLIVFSHDERLLERVCTRTIDLTQ is encoded by the coding sequence ATGATACTTGAGGCAAAGAATCTCGGTCATTACTATAACCGCCAAGACTGGCTGTTCAGGAAATTAAACCTCGAAGTGGACAGTGGAGAAGTATTAGGGATTAAAGCACCGAGCGGTTACGGCAAAACGACGATCGGAAAAATTCTGGCCGGATTGATGTCTCCTGTTGAAGGACAGGTGACACTCGACGGAAAAGCGATAAGAAAAAAAGGATACAATCCTGTGCAATTGATCTTTCAGCATCCTGAACAGGCCGTGAATCCCCGTTTTAACATGCATGATGTTCTTAGAGAAGCATGGGATGTGGATCAGCAGTTAATGGCATCTTTCGGGATACGTCAGGACTGGCTGGCGCGCTGGCCCAATGAACTGTCAGGAGGAGAATTGCAACGATTCTGTGTTCTCAGGGCATTGGGTCCAAAAACACGGGTGATCATTGCGGATGAAATCTCAACCATGCTGGATGCACTGACTCAGGCAAAAATCTGGCACGTTTTGCTGGAGCAGGTGAAATCCCGACAGCTTGTGCTCATTGTCTTCAGTCATGACGAGCGCTTACTGGAACGGGTGTGCACCAGAACCATCGATCTGACGCAATGA
- a CDS encoding FAD-dependent oxidoreductase, which yields MHDIIIVGAGPAGASAALFAAKAGKNTLVLDSDQSITKKAWVANHYGAKELSGPELVDIGIEQMKGFGAEHKAAKVSKVESTGNGAKVVTDHGEFEAKHVLLTTGMMANVAEDSGISVKEGSEPKIQKVVDIKENGQTSQANIWAAGTCADKSVHTIITAGHGAEVAINIISELNGERYVDHDINK from the coding sequence ATGCATGATATTATTATTGTAGGCGCGGGCCCAGCCGGCGCAAGCGCAGCACTCTTCGCTGCAAAAGCAGGTAAAAACACGCTCGTTCTCGACAGTGACCAGAGCATCACAAAGAAGGCATGGGTCGCTAACCATTACGGCGCCAAAGAGTTATCAGGTCCTGAGCTCGTGGATATCGGTATCGAACAGATGAAAGGCTTCGGAGCAGAGCATAAAGCGGCGAAAGTCTCGAAAGTTGAATCAACAGGAAATGGTGCCAAAGTCGTCACCGATCACGGGGAATTCGAAGCAAAACACGTACTCCTCACCACAGGTATGATGGCCAATGTTGCGGAAGATTCCGGCATCAGTGTAAAAGAAGGCAGTGAACCAAAGATTCAAAAAGTCGTCGACATCAAGGAAAACGGCCAGACCAGTCAGGCTAATATCTGGGCTGCAGGGACATGTGCTGACAAGAGCGTACACACGATTATCACTGCAGGGCATGGCGCTGAAGTAGCCATCAACATCATCAGTGAATTAAATGGTGAACGCTACGTGGATCACGACATCAATAAATAA
- a CDS encoding AEC family transporter, which yields MTIFIQVVLPVLLVFGAGFAIQKWQRVDIKPLSVVALYVATPALVFQTFYHAEIDRQYGYMVAFALLLLFAIILINKLAALVTKRSSEEESGWILGTAFMNSGNYGAPIILFAYGQEGFAFAVSFMVLQAIIMNIFGVYYAAKGRSGVRFALKSVIGMPVTYAVILGLLVQLSGTTVPDNLLGTVDILAEAAIPMVMIILGMQLANMSWGQFEWKPLSYVVTVRLLVSPVIAYLLTLIFPFDPLLANVLIISAAMPSAATIVMFAVQFNTMPKFISSVTLVSTIISIFTITLLLMILN from the coding sequence ATGACGATCTTTATTCAAGTGGTATTGCCGGTTTTGCTCGTTTTTGGTGCGGGCTTTGCCATTCAGAAATGGCAGCGTGTGGATATCAAGCCGTTATCCGTTGTCGCTTTATATGTTGCTACGCCTGCACTGGTATTTCAAACGTTTTATCATGCAGAGATTGACCGGCAATACGGTTACATGGTGGCGTTTGCCCTTCTTTTACTCTTCGCCATTATCTTGATCAATAAATTGGCAGCGCTTGTCACCAAACGTTCTTCGGAAGAGGAGAGTGGCTGGATTCTCGGCACAGCTTTTATGAATTCCGGCAATTACGGGGCGCCGATCATCCTGTTTGCCTACGGACAGGAGGGGTTTGCCTTTGCGGTATCCTTTATGGTCCTGCAAGCGATTATCATGAATATCTTCGGGGTGTATTATGCAGCGAAAGGGCGCTCCGGTGTCCGTTTCGCCTTGAAGAGTGTCATTGGTATGCCGGTTACATATGCAGTCATCCTCGGGCTTCTGGTGCAGCTGAGTGGTACCACTGTTCCGGATAACCTGCTTGGGACTGTGGACATCCTGGCAGAAGCCGCGATTCCGATGGTGATGATCATTCTCGGCATGCAGCTGGCAAATATGAGCTGGGGTCAGTTTGAATGGAAGCCCCTCAGCTACGTGGTGACGGTCAGACTTTTAGTGTCACCTGTGATCGCTTATCTTCTGACATTGATCTTCCCGTTTGATCCGCTTTTGGCGAATGTGCTCATCATCAGTGCCGCGATGCCTTCTGCAGCGACGATTGTGATGTTTGCCGTGCAGTTCAATACGATGCCGAAATTTATTTCAAGCGTCACCTTGGTGTCTACGATCATCAGCATCTTTACCATCACTTTATTATTGATGATTTTAAATTAA